The Parasegetibacter sp. NRK P23 genomic sequence TATATTGGATTTGTCGCTTTTCAGAGAATATGGTTTAGTTCAATGCGCTTCCGCTTTGGCGGGTCGTGGTTGTTGTTGATCTTGTTCATATTTTTCTTTTGTTGTTTACCAGCAAATACCCTGATAGTTCAGTTGAGCCACATCGCTTTTCACGCGCACCAGGTCGATGACGATTTTGTCTTTCAGCAGTTCGCGGTGTGCGGCGAGGTCGAAGTTCCTGTGGTTGATGAGTACTACATCAGACTGGCAGATGGCCCTCGCGGGCTCATCGCAAACCAATTCCGACAAGTGCGGCAGGTGGTGGTTGATGAATGCTTTGTTGGCGCCTACAAGTTTGGAGAGGTGCACGTTCTTATCGTAAATCGAAAGGGTATATCCTTTGCCGATCAGTTTTTCGGCCAGGTCAACCGAAGGGCTGTAACGAAGGTCGTCGGTACCTTCTTTGAAACTGAGCCCGATAAAGCAGATTTTTTTCTTTCCCGTTTTGGCGATCATGTCAAACGCAACCTGTTTCTGGTGCTCATTGGAATGGTGAATACTTTGCAGCAGGGGAGAAGTGAGGTAATGATCGTGCGCCAGGGTGGCGAGTCCTTTCAGGTCTTTTGGTAAGCAGGAGCCGCCGTAAGCGAAGCCCGGTTTAAAATAAGCCGGGGAAATGTTCAGGTGCGTATCCTTGCAGAACAGTTCCATCAAGGGGTGCGAATCTATATTCAATGCTTTACAGATATTCCCTACTTCGTTCGCGAAAGTGATTTTCAGGGCATGAAAAGAGTTGTTCACGTATTTAATCAGTTCGGCCACTTTAATTTCCGTGATGATGATCTCTCCTTTTATGTCCTTGTACAGCGAGGATATTTTCTCAATGGAAGGCTGGTGGTCGCTGCCGATCACCGTAATGGCGGGATTATAATAGTCACTCACGGCGGAGCCTTCGCGCAGAAACTCCGGGTTAGACACCACGGCGAATGCTTCATTCTTTTTCTTCCCGGAATGTTCCGCTATAATGGCGGCTACTCTTTCGTTGGTACCGGGCATGACGGTACTCCGGATAACTACGGTATGAAATTCGTTTTTTTGAGCAATGGCTTCGCCGATCTGTTCCGCGGTACGAAAAAGGTAATCCAGGTTAAGCTGACCAGTTTCGGAAGAAGGCGTACCCACGCAGATGATGCTGGTTTCGGTTGTGGTAACGGCTTTCAGGTAATCGGTGGTGGCGCTGATTTTCCCCGCGGCATGTTCGGTTCTGATGATTTCGTCGATGTCTTTCTCCACGATGGTGGGAACGCCGTTGTTGATGAGTTCTACTTTTTGTTCCTGCACATCAACGCCTACAACTGTATGTCCGTTCTTCGCGAGGCAGCCTATACTTACGCATCCTACATATCCTAGTCCAAAGATTGAAATTCGCATTGCTGTTATTTTTTATAGGTATTGATTTGTGTTGTCATGAAGTCTACCATATCCGTCCATTTCGCTTTCAGTTTTTCCCGGATGGAGATTTGTTCTTCCGCGCTATATGGATGTCGGATGAATTTGTTGATGGTGTCAATGCCGGTATCCATAGGCAGGTGCACCAACAAGCCTTCCTGCTCCAGCAACAGGTTGGCCTTCATTTCACGGATACCGCAGTACACGCTTTTCACGCCGAGCATGGCGCCTTCCCGAGCCATACTGTCGCCGGAAGAAATGACGGCGGCGGCGTGGTAAATCAGGGAATGGATATCGCCAACGGGTTCTTTGAGCAGTATCCAGTCTTTGGGGTATTTGTCCACAAGTGATTTGTCTTCCAGCGACAATACCACCTTTGTGCCCGGTTGTATTTTGTGCGCAAAGGATTGCACGATGGCGTCCTGCTGGTTGAAATAGTTGAAAGACTTATTACTCACTTCACGGATGAAGATGTATTTTTTGCTTTCCAGCCCATAGGTTTCCAGTATTTCGGTAGAAGGCGTGAACCTGTCGGGACTGAGGTAACTCCATTCTTTGAGGCAATTGAAAACGCCCACTTTTTTGGATGCGGTTACTACCGGAGGAAAGAATATTTTTTTGGAGAGCAGCGCGTTGAGCTGGTTGATTCTTTTTCTTTCCGGATCATCGTAAAACTGGATCACCGGCGTGGTGGCGAAGAACCCGGCGAAGGCCAGCGGCACGCTGCTTGCTGAAATACAGATATTGTATTTGTTTTTCCCTATGAGTTGGAAAAACCGGAACGTACGTTTCACGTTGCCTTCCCAGAAGATGGACCATTTGCTGCCATGGCTGGCGCCGACCTGGATGTTGTTGAATCCGGGGTATTCTTTCTGAATGATGGCCGGCAGTTTGCCCCTGCCGAGGTAACTGATGGTAACGTCCCAGCCGGCGGTGGACAATTCTTTAGACAGTCCTTTAAAGAGGTTCAGTTGCGCCGGATGTTTGATGTCGATAAGGATCTTTCGGGGTTGGTGCTTCATGGATCGCTGATTTTAATGGAAATATCTTTTGTAGTTGCGTTGGTAGGTAAGCTGCTCTATTTTCCGGGTATTGATCTTTTGCGCGGGGTTTCCGCCATAGATGCCCCATGGCTCCGTATCTTTTGTAAGCACGGCCCCCAATGCAAGAACTGAACCGCGTTTCACTGTTTTGCCGGGAAGGATGTAGGCGCCCGTAAAAATGCTGGCTTCGTTCTCTATGACCACGGGAGCGCCGAGCGTAGCGTAACCCGGATCGTTGAGGTTATGCCCGAGGGTGAAGATGCGCACATAACCGGCGATGTCTACATTGTCACCGATATGAATGCCTCTTCTGCCGTCGAGCAGGCTGTCGTGCCCGATGGAGCAGTTGTTGCCGATTTTTATTTTCCAGGGCGCGTACACGCGTACGTTCATCTGGATATTGGTATGCTTACCGATCTTCATGCGGTACAGGTGCCGGTAAATCATTTTCCGGATAAAATAGCTGGGTATCTTATTGAAGAAATGATTGGCCAGTCCCAGGTAGAAGAAGTGGAAATAGTCCACTACGGTTCTAGCGGGGGTGCCGTATTTTAGTTTGTCTTTCATGCGTGGTTCCTGTTTTTGATTCTTTTGGCGGGTACGCCGGCATAAACGCCATAGGGTTCCGTGTCTTTGGTAAGCACGGCGCCCGCGGCCACGATGCATCCTTTCCGGATGGTGACGCCGGGCATTACGATCACCCGCAGGCCCAGCCATACATCATCTTCAATGATGGTGGGTTGAACGGGTTTCACGCCCTGCTCACTCATGGGGAGTGCCGCGGAACTGTTTTCGTGCATCTTGCCGAGTACGATACATTCTCTAGCGATCATCACATGGTTTCCGATCCGTACATTGTCGAGCCTGGTGTTTTCGTTCACCTGGCAATTACTTCCAATGGTTACATTGTTACCGGATCCGATGTACACGCCCCGCTGAATTTTCGTGTTTCCCCCAATTGGAACCACGCTTCGAAGGTTGGCGCGCCTGATCTTATTGTACCATTTCCCTCCGGGGAACCAGGAGTTGGGCAGTTTTGAACTGAAACAGTAGTACAGCAATAGCCTGATCTTTTTCATACCGCCATTTTATTGGTGTGGTGAACTTGTTCCGGCGACAACAGTACCATGCGTTCCGCGGAAGCCAGGAGGTATTCTGAAATAGCGAGCGCCATCCAGGATTGCCAACGGATGTATTTGATCCGGGAGCGGAACACTTTGTTTTCAAAAAAGTGGAAGTAGCCTTTTTCTGAATCGTAAAACCGCTGTATGGTCCATTGCAATACTTCCTTCGCTTTTTCCAGTTCTCCTGTTTTGGAGAAAAGAATGATGGCGTTGGCGGTATCCCTGGTTTCGGTAAAGAAGATATTGCTTCTGATATCGGTGGGTTTGTGTTGGGTATGGAAGTGCAGGGCACGGGGACCATCGAAGCAGTGTGTTTTATAGGTGTCCATTCCTTTGCTGAACATGGTTTCCGATGCTTCGTTTCCGGCTACTTTGTTCATCAGGAAGATGGATTCCAGCACGAATGCCGTGTGGAAGTTATCGCTGTAACCGGCTTTTACGGAGTAGCCCCAGGTGCCGTCTTCCCTTTGTACTTTTCCCAGGTAGGCCAGTATTTTGGCGATGGTTGTTTTGTATCTTTCTTCAGGCTGAATGGCATAGAGCTCCGCATAGAACCGGCCCACTTTAGCCGTGGCATTATACACTTCGTCTTTTTGATGAGGCAGGTACGAATACCAGCATTCCGTTTCGGACTCGAACTTCATCCATTGCGTATGGAGAATGTTTTCGAAAGAAAGGATCATGTGAAGCAGTTCGGGATCCTGACGTTTCCTGTAGCTGGCAAGGAATGCGTACATGGTGAACAGGCTGATGATGAGCGAGGTTTTTCCCGGACCGGAACTGTAACGGGAGAGCGTCATCTCAAAAGCGAATCCTACGGAGAAATCCGTGAATTCGTTGCTCTTGTTTGCTTTGAACCAGGCGATCAGTTTGTTGATTTCCTGCTCGTAGCGCACATGGTCGTAGTTGGCCATGGCATGAAGGAAGAGCGCGTTGGATTTGGAGTTTTCCGATGGCCCTATGCCCAGTAAACTCCTGAAGTTAATCGGCGATACTTTGTTCAGGAACGAAATTTTCGGCGCGAGTTTACCGGGTACGCGCAGTTTGGCGCCGGCGTAGTCGTTTGGGTCTATGCCCCTGTAGTCGTTTTCCCGCGCCTGTTGAAGTAGTTTTTCAAGGATCATTTCAATGGATTTAGTTTTCATGCGAAAGAAGGTTTAGGTTGATCGGCGGCTGGTTCCCAGATTTCGTTTTCGAGTCTTTCAATTACTTTCTGCACGGTGAAATGGGTGCGTGCGAACTTGTAGTTGTATTCGCCCATTTCTCCCACATTGCCCATTTCTATGGCGGCGGTCATCTTTTCCTCCAGTTCATCCATGGTGGCGCGTTTCATTTTGAAACCCATTTTCTCATCCTGGAAGAAATCGCCGAGCGCGCCGGCATGGGTCGTGATTACAGCCAGACCAGCGGCCATCGCTTCCAGTATGCTGATGGGCATTCCTTCGCCGTGCGAAGTGGGAAGCACAAAAATGTTCGACTGCTGGAAGAGTGTCGTTTTGGTTTCGCCTTCCACCAAACCATGGAAACGGATGTTGGGGTTGTTGAAAGCGCTGATGGTTCGTTTCACGGATTCTTCCAGTGAGCCGAAGCCGGCCACATCTAAATGAATATGCGGGTATTGCCGGCTCAGGCGTTGAAATACGTTCAGCAGCAATAAAATACCTTTCTCTTTTTCGAGCCGCGCCAGGTAGAGAAACCTCGAACCCTGGATGTGTTCCGCTTCCGGAAGCGGGAAATGGGAGATGAATTTTCTGTCTACAACCGTGGTTTCCACAATAATCTTCTTTTGGCAACCGCGTTCTTCCAGTTGCTTCTTGAAGTCCTTACTCAATACGAACAGTTTATCGGCCTTGAAAAATACATTAAGTTGTTGTTGGGGGATTTTTTCAAAATATTCCTGGTTCCATCCGTGTATGAACACAAACACTTTTTTGAAAGACAGTTTGGAAAGAAGGATAAAAATCCTGTCGCGTTTAAAAGCTTTTTTATCCATCGAGGTGTTCACCAGGATCGCTTTACAGGATGGATTAAAGAAGGCTTCCAACGCGAAGCTGAGGTAACGCTCAATGGTAAACGCTATTCTTTTCAGTTTCCCTTTGCCTGCGTTTCCTCTGAAAAAATAGTTTTCTTCCACGCTCCAGTTACCTTTCAACGCTTTTACATAAGAGCTTACGCCGCCGCTGGTGTGGGGATAAGGAGAGAGGATCAGGAGTTTTTTCGGACTTTTCATACGGAATTTACTTTAGGGGTTAACAATTGGTCTGTCTATCTTGGTTGTGGTA encodes the following:
- a CDS encoding nucleotide sugar dehydrogenase, whose protein sequence is MRISIFGLGYVGCVSIGCLAKNGHTVVGVDVQEQKVELINNGVPTIVEKDIDEIIRTEHAAGKISATTDYLKAVTTTETSIICVGTPSSETGQLNLDYLFRTAEQIGEAIAQKNEFHTVVIRSTVMPGTNERVAAIIAEHSGKKKNEAFAVVSNPEFLREGSAVSDYYNPAITVIGSDHQPSIEKISSLYKDIKGEIIITEIKVAELIKYVNNSFHALKITFANEVGNICKALNIDSHPLMELFCKDTHLNISPAYFKPGFAYGGSCLPKDLKGLATLAHDHYLTSPLLQSIHHSNEHQKQVAFDMIAKTGKKKICFIGLSFKEGTDDLRYSPSVDLAEKLIGKGYTLSIYDKNVHLSKLVGANKAFINHHLPHLSELVCDEPARAICQSDVVLINHRNFDLAAHRELLKDKIVIDLVRVKSDVAQLNYQGICW
- a CDS encoding DUF354 domain-containing protein, encoding MKHQPRKILIDIKHPAQLNLFKGLSKELSTAGWDVTISYLGRGKLPAIIQKEYPGFNNIQVGASHGSKWSIFWEGNVKRTFRFFQLIGKNKYNICISASSVPLAFAGFFATTPVIQFYDDPERKRINQLNALLSKKIFFPPVVTASKKVGVFNCLKEWSYLSPDRFTPSTEILETYGLESKKYIFIREVSNKSFNYFNQQDAIVQSFAHKIQPGTKVVLSLEDKSLVDKYPKDWILLKEPVGDIHSLIYHAAAVISSGDSMAREGAMLGVKSVYCGIREMKANLLLEQEGLLVHLPMDTGIDTINKFIRHPYSAEEQISIREKLKAKWTDMVDFMTTQINTYKK
- a CDS encoding acyltransferase, giving the protein MKDKLKYGTPARTVVDYFHFFYLGLANHFFNKIPSYFIRKMIYRHLYRMKIGKHTNIQMNVRVYAPWKIKIGNNCSIGHDSLLDGRRGIHIGDNVDIAGYVRIFTLGHNLNDPGYATLGAPVVIENEASIFTGAYILPGKTVKRGSVLALGAVLTKDTEPWGIYGGNPAQKINTRKIEQLTYQRNYKRYFH
- a CDS encoding DapH/DapD/GlmU-related protein — translated: MKKIRLLLYYCFSSKLPNSWFPGGKWYNKIRRANLRSVVPIGGNTKIQRGVYIGSGNNVTIGSNCQVNENTRLDNVRIGNHVMIARECIVLGKMHENSSAALPMSEQGVKPVQPTIIEDDVWLGLRVIVMPGVTIRKGCIVAAGAVLTKDTEPYGVYAGVPAKRIKNRNHA
- a CDS encoding glycosyltransferase family 4 protein gives rise to the protein MKSPKKLLILSPYPHTSGGVSSYVKALKGNWSVEENYFFRGNAGKGKLKRIAFTIERYLSFALEAFFNPSCKAILVNTSMDKKAFKRDRIFILLSKLSFKKVFVFIHGWNQEYFEKIPQQQLNVFFKADKLFVLSKDFKKQLEERGCQKKIIVETTVVDRKFISHFPLPEAEHIQGSRFLYLARLEKEKGILLLLNVFQRLSRQYPHIHLDVAGFGSLEESVKRTISAFNNPNIRFHGLVEGETKTTLFQQSNIFVLPTSHGEGMPISILEAMAAGLAVITTHAGALGDFFQDEKMGFKMKRATMDELEEKMTAAIEMGNVGEMGEYNYKFARTHFTVQKVIERLENEIWEPAADQPKPSFA